The following are encoded in a window of Pseudalgibacter alginicilyticus genomic DNA:
- a CDS encoding SixA phosphatase family protein, translating into MKRIIIVRHAKSSWKHDVIDHERPLNNRGGEDANLVSKHLKAYNVNPDLILSSDAVRAKTTAEIFISNLNFTKKKVNLIHDLYDFAGHNLLNVIKSTDNSVETLMIFGHNHALTFFANTYGSKTIENVPTSGVVVIEFAIDSWKNLESGHTSFSIFPKDLKH; encoded by the coding sequence ATGAAAAGAATAATTATAGTTAGACATGCAAAATCTTCATGGAAACATGATGTTATTGATCATGAAAGACCGTTAAATAATAGAGGGGGAGAAGATGCAAACTTAGTATCTAAGCACCTTAAAGCTTATAATGTTAATCCAGATTTGATTTTATCAAGTGATGCTGTAAGAGCTAAAACAACGGCTGAAATTTTTATTTCAAACTTAAATTTTACAAAGAAAAAAGTAAATTTAATCCATGATTTATATGATTTTGCAGGACATAATCTTTTAAATGTTATAAAAAGCACGGATAATTCTGTTGAAACACTTATGATTTTTGGTCATAATCATGCTCTTACTTTTTTTGCTAATACTTATGGTAGCAAAACTATTGAAAATGTGCCTACAAGTGGCGTAGTAGTAATTGAATTTGCTATTGATAGTTGGAAAAATTTAGAATCTGGACATACCTCATTTTCAATTTTTCCTAAAGATTTGAAACATTGA